The DNA region ACCCACACCACCCACCGCGAAGCATCCATGCATCCTCCTTTTCAAAAATAAAACCCTGCTAAGGTCGGTTCACCCGCCGTCCTGCCGCCGGGAAGTCACGGTCATCAGAGGAAGTCGAGGGAATGATGAAGTTGCGGAAACTGATGTTCGTGCTGCCGAATCTCTTCACCGTCACGTCCATTTTCTGCGGCTTCTACGCCATCACCTTGTGCACGGGGGACGCCGAACCGGTGCAGCTGTACCAGGCGGCCCTGGCCATCTTCTTCGCCATGTTCTTCGACGGCTTCGATGGCCGGGTGGCCCGGTTGACGAAGACTCAGAGCGACTTCGGCGTGCAGCTCGACAGTCTGGCGGATGTCATCTCCTTCGGAGCGGCGCCCTCTCTCCTGGTGTACAAGTGGGCGCTCGAGCCCCTGGGGTTCATGGGGCTGTTCATCGCGTTCTCCTTCGCGGCCTGTGGTGCATTGCGTCTGGCGCGCTTCAACGTGCTGGCGGCGCGCAACCCGCACGGAGGCGGTGGCAGTTTCTTCGTGGGCCTGCCCATCCCCGTGGCGGCCGGAATGCTGGTCTCCGTCATCATCTCCCACCATGCGGCGACGCAGGGGCAGCCCCTGGCCGAGAGCGCCGTGGTGCCCATGGCGGTGGCGGTGGCCGGCCTGGCGCTGCTGATGGTGTCGACGGTGCGCTATCGCACCTTCAAGGACACGCGGCCCAACCGGAAGAGCGCGCTGGCTTTCATGCTCGTGGTGGTGGGCGGCACGGTGATCGCCACGCAGTTGCACCCGGCCTGGGTGCTGGTGGCGTGCTGCGGCGCCTACCTCGCGCTGGGGCTGGTGGAGTCGGCGGTGCTGGTCCGCAGTCGGCTGGTCGCTCGCAAGGGGGCGGCCCCCTGCGCGGTGGCCGCGGTCGCGGTGGCCACGGTCATCGACGACGAGGAAGAAGAGGACGCGGAGTCCAACCAGGGCAACGACGGGCCCGCGTACCTCTGACCTGGAGGACGCTGTTTCCCGCTCGGCCCCCTTCCAGACCAGGGGGCGTTGCTGCTTGAGTGCGCTTCGGTCCGTGCCCAGCCGTCCGGCTGCCGCTAGGATGCGCGGCCCATGCGCGTCGAGCTGCTGTGCACCGGTGACGAGCTCGTCACCGGCCTCATTACGGATACGAACAGCACGTACCTGGAGGCCCGCCTCTTCGACCTTGGCGTCAAGGTGGAGCGCGTGGTCCTGGTGGGTGACGTGCGGCCGGACATCATCCAGTCGCTGAAGGAAGCCGCGTCGCGCGCGGATGTGGTGGTGGTGTCGGGGGGCCTGGGGCCCACGGCGGACGACTTCACCCTCGAATGCGCCGCGGAGGCCGCGGGCGTGCCGCTGGAGGAGGATGCCCAGGTCCTCGACTGGCTGCACCAGCGCTACGCCGCGCGAGGCCTGTCGCCCAACCCGAGCGCCCTGCGCATGGCCCGCGTCCCCCAGGGCTCGGAGCCCGTGAAGAACCCCGAGGGCTCCGCGCCGCTCGTCGTGATGAAGCTGGGTGGCGCCCAGTTGTTCTTCCTTCCGGGGGTGCCCCGTGAGTTCAAGGCGCTCCTGGAAGGCGAGGTGCTGCCGCGGATCCGCGCGACGCTGGACGCCCGCCCCGAGCGCACCTACCGGGCCTTCCGGCTGCTGCGCACGGTGGGCATCCCGGAGTCGGAGCTCGACATTGCGGTTGCTCCCATGGGCCCCCGGCATCCCCGCATCGTGTTCGGCTTCCGCACCCACGCCCCCGAAAACCACCTGAAGCTGATGGCGGAGGCCCCCTCCCAATCGGAAGCGGATGCCGCGCTCGCCGCCGTGGAGGTGGAGTGCCGCCAGATGCTGGGCACGAAGCTCTTCGGTGTGGACTCGGAAGCGTACGCCGCGGTGGTCCTCGAAACGCTTCGTCGGGCGGGCGCCACGCTGGCGGTGGCGGAGAGCTGCACCGGCGGCCTCATCGCCCAGCAGCTCACGGCCGTGCCGGGCTCCAGCGAGGTCTTCATCGGCGGCGCGGTGGTGTACTCGGAGAAGATGAAATCCGCATGGGTGGGCGTTCCTCCCGACGTGCTCGCACGGCACACGGCTGTCTCGCGGGAGACGGCCGAGGCCATGGCGGAGGGCGTGCGCGATGCCTGTGGCACGACCTACGGCCTGTCGGTGACGGGATACGCGGGCCCTGGCGGTGGCACGCCGGAGGACCCCGTTGGCACCGTGTACTGCGCGCTGTCGGCGCCTGGCGTGCCCACCCGCTGTGAGCGCATCTCTGTCACCGGCGACCGCGACCGCGTGCGCCTGTTCGCCGCTTCCCACACGCTTGAAATGCTGCGGCAGCACCTGCTCGCCGCGCCCGCTACCCCATGAGCCGTTCCAAGTCCAAGCGCCCCCGTCCGCCCTCCTCCGAGCCGGGAGCTTCCGAACCAGCCGCGTCAGGAGCGTCCGCTGTCGCGCCCGTCGCTCCGCACCAGGATGCGGGGCCCGCAGCCGCCAGCGCGCCAGTCCCTTCCGCCGAACCCGAAGCCGCCCCGCCTTCGGTGCCACCGCCCGCGTCCTCACCGGGCACCCCCGTGTCGGGAGGCCTGCCGTTGAACGTCGCGCGTGTGTGGCTGTCCGCCTACCGCGTGGAGGTGGTGCTGTTCGTGGTCGCCTTCGTGGTGCTCGCCAGCTTCAGCTCCCAGCGCTTCCTGCGCCAGAGCGCCGCGCCTCACTTCGTCTATCAGGCCCAGGCGTGGATGGAGGGGCGGCTGGACGTGGACCCGCAGGTGCTGCCCAACATGGAGGACTGGGCCTGCGTCCGCATGGTGAACGGCGACAAGGTCCGTTGCACCGGACGCCCGCTCCCAACGGACCGCTGGTTCGTGAGCTTCCCGTCCTTCCCCGCGGTGGCGATGTTGCCCTTCGTCGCACTGCACGGCTACCAGTTCAACGACACCTCGTTTGGTGTCATCGTCGGTGCGCTGGCGGTGGCGCTCTTCTTCTCGCTGCTGCGCTTCCTGGCGAAGGAAGGGGAGACGGAGCGCAACCGCAACGAGAACGTGGCCCTGGCGCTCATCCTCGCCTTCGGCACCCTGTTCTTCTACTGCGCCATCCGGGGAGAGGTCTGGTTCAGCGCCGAGGTGATGGGCGTGGCGCTCACCTGTCTCTACGTACGCAACGCCGTCCGGGCGCATCGTCCGCTGCTCGCGGGCCTGTTCTTCTCCATGGCGACGCTCACGCGGACGCCCTTGCTCTTCACGGGGCTCTTCTTCGTGCTGGAGGCGCTGTGTCCCGGGCCGGAGCCTCGCCTGGCGCAGCTCAAGGCCCTGGCGCAGAACTGGACGCCCGCCGCGAAGAAGCTGGGCCTCTTCACGTTGGGCGCCGCGCCGCTGGCGGGGCTCGCAGCCGCATACAACGTCTACCGCTACGGCCGGCTGAGCGAGTTCGGGCACGCGTACCTCTTCAACAACCGCGTCAACGCGGACATCGACCGCACGGGGCTCTTCAATTGGGAGTACCTGCCACGAAACCTGGAGGCGGCCTTCTTCAAGCTGCCCTCGGTGTCCTTGTCTCCGCTGAAGCTGGGATATGACCCGCACGGGCTGACGCTGCTGCTGACGCTGCCGCTGCTCGTCTTCCTGTTGGTGCCGAAGACGCGCCCGCGCCTGCATTGGCCGGTGTGGCTCACCGTGGCGGTGTGCGCGCTGCCCGGGCTCTTCTATCAGAACACCGGTTACATGCAGTTCGGCTTCCGGTTCAGCCTCGACTACACGCCTTATCTCCTCCTGCTCTTCGCATTGGGGGGGTGGTCCCTGCGGAATCGGGCGGTGATGGCCGCGGTGGCGCTTGGGGTGCTGGTGAACTTCTGGGGAGCGGTGGCTTTCCGCGGCTACACGGAACTTGTCCGGAACTGGTAGCGCCCCACGTTTCATGGGCTTGAATCCTTCGCGCTTCACGCGCAGATGAGAGACGTCATGCAACCACCCACTGGACAGCCGCCTCCCGGCAAGCGCTGGCACACCCGTGAGGACAGCGGCATCCGCCTCGACGCCAGGATGCGCTGGTGGCACGACGACGAGCCCATCCTCCATCCCAAGATCATCGAGCTCTTCAACGCCTCGCTCGTGCTGGATGACGCGGACCGCTACCAGCTCCGCATTGGCAACGACTGGTGCTTCATCCAGGTTGAAGGCGCCGCCTACGAGGTCCGGACAGTGGACGTCACCCCCGACGAGCGGGTGTCCGTGCGCCTGAGCGACCGCACCGCCGAGGCGCTGGACGTCGCCAGCCTGCATCTGGACGCGGACGGCGTGTTGTCCTGCCGAGTGAAGCAGGGGCGGGCCCAGGCGCGCCTCTCGCGCGACGCGCAGTACCAGCTCGGACAGCTCCTGGAAGAAGGGCCCGACGGCGGGCTCGTGCTGAATGTCGGTCAGCGCAAGCTCGCCGTCCCGGTCAAGCTGGACGTGTTGGCGTCCTCCGTCTAGGCCGCGACCTCCACCGGCGCGGGCGAGGAGGGCAGGGCGGAAGTCCCCGTAATCTCCTTGCCCAGCGCTTCCAGCACGTCGGGATGTTCGCGCAGCCACTCGGCGGCGCGCTCCCGGCCCTGGCCGATGCGCTCTCCGCGCAGGCTGAAGTAGCTCCCCGACTTCTCGATGAGGCCCGTGGCCACGCCGAGGTCGAGCACTTCCCCCACGCGGTGGATGCCGCTGCCGTACATGAGGTCGAACTCCGCTTCCTGGAAGGGCGGGGCGACCTTGTTCTTCACCACCTTCACGCGCGCCTTCGAGCCCACGACGGCATCACCGTCCTTGATGTTGCCCGTGCGGCGAATCTCCATCCGCACGGATGCGTAGAACTTCAGCGCATTGCCACCCGTGGTGGTTTCCGGATTGCCGAACATCACGCCAATCTTCATCCGAATCTGGTTGATGAAGATGATGCACGTGCCCGAGCGGCTCACCGCGCCCGTCAGCTTGCGCAGCGCCTGACTCATCAGCCTCGCCTGGACGCCCATGTGCGCGTCCCCCATCTCGCCCTCGATTTCGGCCCGTGGCACCAGGGCCGCCACCGAGTCGACGACGATGAGGTCCACCGCGCCGGAGCGCACCAGGTGCTCCGTGATTTCCAGCGCCTGTTCGCCGGTGTCGGGTTGCGACACGAGCAACTCCTCCACACGGACGCCCAGCTTGCGCGCGTAGGACACATCCAGCGCGTGCTCCGCGTCGATGAAGGCCGCTACGCCACCCGCCGCCTGCACCTGTGCAATCGCATGCAGGGTGAGCGTCGTCTTGCCCGAGGACTCGTTCCCGAAGACCTCCACCACACGGCCCCGGGGATAGCCGCCCACGCCCAGCGCGCGGTCCACCCCCACCGAGCCGGAGGGGATGACGGCGACCTTCTGTTCGCGTGCTTCCCCGCCCAACGTCATCACCGAGCCTCGTCCGAACTGCTTCTCGATGCTCGCTACCGCCGCCGCCACTGCCTTCAGCTTCTCCGCCAGCTTGCTCATCGCGTCTGTCACTCCCTCGCCGCCCTTGCTGTGTTGGATGCCGCCTCTAGGGACGCCGTCATGGCGCCGCCAGCGCGGCGGGCAGACAGGTGAGCAACACCTGTGCCGCCCGCTCCTCCCCCTGAGAGATGGGAGTACAGGTGTCCGGGTACGTGGCTGTGTGTCCAAGAGTGCGGAGTGTGCGCGTGCCACTCCGGCAGTCGGATGAGAAACAAGCATGGGAGCCCACGCTTGGCGGCATGGTGATTGGCGCTTTGCGTTGAAGATGGGCTGGGCAGATATGACCTTCCCTGCGTGAGCCCGAAATCAAAGCGCGAAGACCTGCCCCACGTGGTCATCCTCGGCGGTGGTTTTGCCGGCCTCTACGCCGCCCGTCATCTCTACAGGGCACCCGTGCGCGTCACGATGGTGGACCGGCAGAATCACCACCTGTTCCAGCCTCTGCTCTACCAGGTCGCCACGGCGACGCTGAGTCCCAGCGAGATTGCGGCGCCGCTCCGGGCGGTGCTGGGGCACCACCAGGTGGCGGTGGTGCTGGCGGAAGTGACGGGTGTGGATACGGCTGGCAAGCGCGTGCTGCTCTCCGACGGAGAGCTGAACTACGACTACCTCGTCATCGCTACAGGGGCCACACACTCCTACTTCGGCAATGACGCCTGGGCTCAGTTCGCTCCCGGCCTGAAGTCCATCGAGGACGCGCTGGCGATTCGCCGGCGGATCCTGGTGGCCTTCGAACTGGCGGAGCGGGAGACGGACCCGGAGATCCGCCGCTCGCTCCTCAACTTCGTCATCATCGGCGCCGGACCCACGGGGGTGGAACTCGCGGGCTCGTTGGCGGAAATCAGCCGGCATTCGCTTCATGGCGACTTCAGGAACTTCGATCCGCGGGACGCGCGCATCATCCTCATCGAGGGCATGGACAAGGTCCTGCCCGTCTATCCGGATGACCTGTCACAGAAGGCCTGCCGCACACTCGAGAAGCTGGGGGTGGAGGTCCGTACGGGGGCTCGGGTCACCAACATCACCGAGCAAGGGGTCTTCATCGGCCAGGAGTTCATCCCCGCGAGGACGGTATTGTGGGCCGCGGGCGTGGCGGCATCGCCGGTGGCGAAGTCGCTGGGCGTCGAACTCGACCGGTCCGGGCGCGTGCTCGTCACTCCTGAGCTGACCATACCGGGCCACGACGATGTCTTCGTCGTCGGTGACCTGTCCTTGCTCAAGGATGCGGAGGGCAAGCCGGTGCCAGGCCTTGCTCCCGTGGCCATGCAGGAAGGCAAGCACGCCGCCCACAACATCCGCCGCCAGTTGCAGGGCAAGCCGATGGTGCCCTTCTCGTACTGGGACCGCGGCTCCTACGCGGTGATTGGCCGAGGCCACGCGGTGGGCATTGCCTTCCGCCGCTTCAAGCAGGCGGGCTTCGGTGCCTGGATGGCCTGGCTGCTCATCCACATCACCTTCCTCATCGGCTTCCGTAGCAGGCTGGCGGTGCTGCTCAACTGGGCCTTCTCGTACCTGACGTTTGGCAAGTCGGCGCGCATCATCACCGGCCCTTCGCCTCGCCTGGACCGGCTCCAGCCCACCCACGCCTTGCCGGAGGGTGGGCAGACCCCGTCCATCGCAGAGCCCCGCTTCCAGACGACGACGTCTCACGCGGAGTCCGCGACGACCGGGACGCACTGACGCGCGCGGCAGCCCTCAACCATCCAGGTCCTCCAGCGGGCTGGCCCTGCCGGAGGGCCCGGTGTTCCGCCAAGCGGCGTCCTCGGGCGGAGGGGCAGGGCGGGCTCCGTGAAGCTTGCCTTGCATCGCCCCTCGCCGGTCCAGCATGCGGCAGTTGATGGCGAGCTGCATGTCGGTCTGCTCGATGCGGTCGCGTCCCTCGAGGTCTGCCCGTGTGAGCGCCAGTTTCATGATGCGGTCATGGGCTCGCGCGGACAGGCCGAACATCCGCACCGCTTGCTGCAGCATGTGCTCGGCCCGTTCGCTCATGGCGCAGTACCGGCGCAGCAGGTGCGCGGGAAGCTGCGCGTTGCAGTGGATTCCCGGCTCATCGCGATAGCGGGCGCGTTGACGCTCGCGCGCGACCTGGGCCCGCTCGCGGTAGTAGCGGCTCGAGGGCTCTTGGACCGTCGAGCGGGCCATGTGGTGATACTCCACCGGGCGCGTCTGCAGGCTGATGTCGATGCGGTCCAACAGGGGCCCGCTCACGCGCGTCATGTAGTCGAAGACGCGCTGCTCGCCGCAAGTGCAGGAGCGGCTGGGGACGTTGTAGTAACCGCAGGGACAGGGGTTCATCGCGGCCACCAACATGACCCGGCAGGGATAGGTGATGTTCTGGTTGGCGCGTGCCAGGTGGATGACGCCTTCCTCCATGGGCTGGCGCAGAACCTCCAGCACGTTCCTCCGGAACTCCGGAAGCTCGTCGAGGAAGAGCACGCCATTGTGCGCCAACGAGAGTTCGCCAGGCCTCGCCGAGAGGCCGCCGCCAACCAGGCCCGCGTCGGAGAGGGTGTGGTGGGGCGCGCGGAACGGGCGCTCGCGCATCAATGCGTGGCCTTCGCCCAGCAAGCCCAGCACCGAGTAGACCTTCGTCACCTCCATGGCCTCGGTGAACGTCATCTCCGGAAGGATGCCGGGCAGGCGCCGCGCCAGCATCGTCTTCCCCGAGCCCGGTGGCCCG from Myxococcus xanthus includes:
- a CDS encoding YifB family Mg chelatase-like AAA ATPase, producing the protein MLARVRSGALMGIDVVVVECEVDMALGLPYFNVVGQAEGAVRESKVRVISALKNTGFELPQKRITVNLAPADLKKEGAAFELPIALGVLAAAKLMDEAPLERLLFGGELSLDGTLRPIKGVLPLAVAALNGGFEGVMVPWANAAEAALVEELRVIPVKTLREAVDHLTGARSIPPYTRQREPRLLAPTGQAPDMSDVRGQADLKLALEIAAAGGHNVLMSGPPGSGKTMLARRLPGILPEMTFTEAMEVTKVYSVLGLLGEGHALMRERPFRAPHHTLSDAGLVGGGLSARPGELSLAHNGVLFLDELPEFRRNVLEVLRQPMEEGVIHLARANQNITYPCRVMLVAAMNPCPCGYYNVPSRSCTCGEQRVFDYMTRVSGPLLDRIDISLQTRPVEYHHMARSTVQEPSSRYYRERAQVARERQRARYRDEPGIHCNAQLPAHLLRRYCAMSERAEHMLQQAVRMFGLSARAHDRIMKLALTRADLEGRDRIEQTDMQLAINCRMLDRRGAMQGKLHGARPAPPPEDAAWRNTGPSGRASPLEDLDG
- a CDS encoding NAD(P)/FAD-dependent oxidoreductase, producing the protein MSPKSKREDLPHVVILGGGFAGLYAARHLYRAPVRVTMVDRQNHHLFQPLLYQVATATLSPSEIAAPLRAVLGHHQVAVVLAEVTGVDTAGKRVLLSDGELNYDYLVIATGATHSYFGNDAWAQFAPGLKSIEDALAIRRRILVAFELAERETDPEIRRSLLNFVIIGAGPTGVELAGSLAEISRHSLHGDFRNFDPRDARIILIEGMDKVLPVYPDDLSQKACRTLEKLGVEVRTGARVTNITEQGVFIGQEFIPARTVLWAAGVAASPVAKSLGVELDRSGRVLVTPELTIPGHDDVFVVGDLSLLKDAEGKPVPGLAPVAMQEGKHAAHNIRRQLQGKPMVPFSYWDRGSYAVIGRGHAVGIAFRRFKQAGFGAWMAWLLIHITFLIGFRSRLAVLLNWAFSYLTFGKSARIITGPSPRLDRLQPTHALPEGGQTPSIAEPRFQTTTSHAESATTGTH
- the recA gene encoding recombinase RecA, giving the protein MSKLAEKLKAVAAAVASIEKQFGRGSVMTLGGEAREQKVAVIPSGSVGVDRALGVGGYPRGRVVEVFGNESSGKTTLTLHAIAQVQAAGGVAAFIDAEHALDVSYARKLGVRVEELLVSQPDTGEQALEITEHLVRSGAVDLIVVDSVAALVPRAEIEGEMGDAHMGVQARLMSQALRKLTGAVSRSGTCIIFINQIRMKIGVMFGNPETTTGGNALKFYASVRMEIRRTGNIKDGDAVVGSKARVKVVKNKVAPPFQEAEFDLMYGSGIHRVGEVLDLGVATGLIEKSGSYFSLRGERIGQGRERAAEWLREHPDVLEALGKEITGTSALPSSPAPVEVAA
- a CDS encoding CinA family nicotinamide mononucleotide deamidase-related protein, producing the protein MRVELLCTGDELVTGLITDTNSTYLEARLFDLGVKVERVVLVGDVRPDIIQSLKEAASRADVVVVSGGLGPTADDFTLECAAEAAGVPLEEDAQVLDWLHQRYAARGLSPNPSALRMARVPQGSEPVKNPEGSAPLVVMKLGGAQLFFLPGVPREFKALLEGEVLPRIRATLDARPERTYRAFRLLRTVGIPESELDIAVAPMGPRHPRIVFGFRTHAPENHLKLMAEAPSQSEADAALAAVEVECRQMLGTKLFGVDSEAYAAVVLETLRRAGATLAVAESCTGGLIAQQLTAVPGSSEVFIGGAVVYSEKMKSAWVGVPPDVLARHTAVSRETAEAMAEGVRDACGTTYGLSVTGYAGPGGGTPEDPVGTVYCALSAPGVPTRCERISVTGDRDRVRLFAASHTLEMLRQHLLAAPATP
- a CDS encoding DUF1285 domain-containing protein; the encoded protein is MQPPTGQPPPGKRWHTREDSGIRLDARMRWWHDDEPILHPKIIELFNASLVLDDADRYQLRIGNDWCFIQVEGAAYEVRTVDVTPDERVSVRLSDRTAEALDVASLHLDADGVLSCRVKQGRAQARLSRDAQYQLGQLLEEGPDGGLVLNVGQRKLAVPVKLDVLASSV
- the pssA gene encoding CDP-diacylglycerol--serine O-phosphatidyltransferase; amino-acid sequence: MMKLRKLMFVLPNLFTVTSIFCGFYAITLCTGDAEPVQLYQAALAIFFAMFFDGFDGRVARLTKTQSDFGVQLDSLADVISFGAAPSLLVYKWALEPLGFMGLFIAFSFAACGALRLARFNVLAARNPHGGGGSFFVGLPIPVAAGMLVSVIISHHAATQGQPLAESAVVPMAVAVAGLALLMVSTVRYRTFKDTRPNRKSALAFMLVVVGGTVIATQLHPAWVLVACCGAYLALGLVESAVLVRSRLVARKGAAPCAVAAVAVATVIDDEEEEDAESNQGNDGPAYL